A genomic window from Phoenix dactylifera cultivar Barhee BC4 chromosome 7, palm_55x_up_171113_PBpolish2nd_filt_p, whole genome shotgun sequence includes:
- the LOC103712438 gene encoding UDP-N-acetylglucosamine--peptide N-acetylglucosaminyltransferase 110 kDa subunit isoform X2, whose product MLGVDWSSNDESNLAKNSVIIKDNDIVEAEDLDQQCHGASMSREEKVSNLKAGLVHVARKMPKNAHVHFILGLMYQRLGQPQKAVLAFEKSSEILLRDEEEIRRPDLLSLVLIHHGQCILQAHTGDSSDKELEMGELDEILVKLKESVQSDPKQAAVWNTLGLILLRTNRLQSAISVLSSLLAIVPDYLDSLANLGIAYLQSGNLELSAKCFQDLILKDQNHPAALINYAAFLLCKYGSIIPGPGANAGEGAYPHQVEAASVAKVCLTAAVKAEPKAGALWVNLANAYYVAGDHRNAKKCLEQAAKLEPNQMSARYAIAVHRIKDAERSQDSTEQLSWAANEMASILKEGDPAVIDLPIAWAGLAMVHRAQHEIAAAFETEQRDLVEAEERALYTLKQAIEEDPDDAVQWHQLGLHNLCTMQFKMSVKFLKAAVARCRECSYAWSNLGIALQLSDDPSSAEVVYKRALSHATTQQAHAILSNLGNLYRQQKRFEHAKAIFAKSLELCPGYAPAHNNLGLVFVAEGRWEEAKASFEKALQSDPLLDAAKSNMMKAVAMSRIG is encoded by the exons ATGCTTGGGGTGGACTG GAGCAGTAACGATGAAAGCAACCTAGCAAAAAATTCTGTGATTATCAAAGACAATGATATTGTTGAAGCTGAAG ATCTGGATCAACAGTGTCATGGGGCTTCCATGTCGCGCGAGGAAAAAGTCAGCAATCTAAAAGCT GGTTTGGTTCATGTCGCACGAAAGATGCCCAAAAATGCTCATGTGCATTTCATCCTTGGCCTAATGTATCAACGATTGGGTCAACCACAGAAG GCAGTCTTAGCATTTGAAAAATCATCTGAGATATTACTACGGGATGAGGAAGAGATTCGGAGACCAGATTTGCTTTCCTTGGTGCTGATACACCATGGACAG TGTATTTTGCAAGCACATACTGGGGATAGCTCAGATAAAGAGCTTGAAATGGGTGAACTAGATGAGATTCTTGTGAAATTGAAAGAGTCGGTACAATCAGATCCAAAACAGGCTGCTGTTTGGAATACGCTTGGTTTGATACTTCTTAGAACTAATCGTCTGCAG AGTGCTATATCAGTTTTGTCATCCCTCTTGGCCATTGTTCCAGACTACCTGGATTCCCTTGCAAACCTTGGCATTGCATACCTTCAAAG TGGAAATTTGGAGCTTTCTGCAAAATGCTTTCAAGATCTTATTCTTAAGGATCAAAACCATCCTGCTGCTTTGATCAATTATGCAGCTTTCCTTTTGTGTAAATATGGATCGATCATCCCAG GTCCAGGGGCAAATGCAGGTGAAGGGGCTTATCCACATCAAGTTGAAGCTGCATCTGTTGCAAAAGTGTGCTTAACAGCAGCAGTAAAAGCTGAACCTAAAGCTGGGGCATTATGGGTGAATCTTGCTAATGCATATTATGTGGCTGGTGATCATAGGAATGCAAAGAAGTGCTTGGAGCAG GCAGCAAAATTGGAGCCTAATCAAATGTCTGCTCGATATGCTATAGCAGTTCATCGAATTAAAGATGCTGAAAGGTCACAAGATTCTACAGAGCAGCTTTCCTGGGCTGCAAATGAAATGGCATCGATTCTAAAAGAAGGGGACCCTGCAGTAATTGATCTTCCAATAGCATGGGCAGGGTTGGCGATGGTGCACAGAGCTCAACATGAAATTGCAGCAGCTTTTGAAACTGAGCAGAGGGATTTGGTGGAGGCAGAAGAGCGAGCTCTGTATACATTAAAGCAG GCAATTGAGGAGGATCCAGATGATGCAGTTCAATGGCATCAACTTGGTCTTCACAACCTTTGTACCATGCAGTTCAAGATGTCAGTTAAGTTTCTCAAGGCTGCAGTAGCCCGATGCAGGGAATGCAGTTATGCATGGTCCAATCTTG GTATTGCATTGCAATTATCTGATGATCCATCTTCGGCTGAGGTAGTATACAAGCGGGCACTCTCCCATGCTACAACCCAACAGGCCCATGCCATCCTTTCTAACCTTGGAAACCTGTACCGTCAGCAGAAGAGGTTTGAACATGCAAAGGCAATATTTGCAAAGTCTCTAGAACTGTGCCCAGGATATGCACCAGCACACAACAACCTTGGGCTTGTTTTTGTGGCAGAGGGCAGGTGGGAGGAAGCTAAAGCTTCTTTCGAGAAGGCTTTACAGTCAG
- the LOC103713579 gene encoding classical arabinogalactan protein 11-like, whose translation MASLRALFVLALVLVAVVATESASSPASTPSAAPDTNNQNPLLAPKPNTPLPDSGAESPDGDAMDDDDAAPAGSPHAATANNAPEGTSNADSGDGSPTSSDNSSASAIGVTSMAAVAAVAASYIVF comes from the coding sequence ATGGCGAGTCTCCGAGCTCTCTTCGTGCTTGCCCTTGTCCTTGTGGCGGTCGTGGCCACCGAGTCTGCCTCATCCCCGGCTTCCACCCCCTCCGCCGCCCCGGACACCAACAACCAAAACCCCCTCCTGGCTCCCAAACCCAACACCCCCCTGCCAGATTCTGGGGCAGAATCTCCTGACGGTGATGCCATGGACGATGACGACGCAGCACCAGCTGGATCTCCCCACGCGGCCACTGCAAATAATGCACCAGAGGGCACGTCGAACGCCGACTCCGGCGACGGTAGCCCCACGTCTTCTGACAACAGTAGTGCCTCAGCTATTGGGGTGACTTCCATGGCTGCCGTCGCTGCAGTTGCTGCAAGCTACATTGTCTTCTAA
- the LOC103713589 gene encoding probable E3 ubiquitin-protein ligase HERC1, which produces MDTTITTTAEAAPSTENLEIIDQPLSLLFPALQRRLQRHGLGDSVPGEFPLAANPSMVLHILTSCNFDPQDLARLEASSHVFHFPVLELAMLLLLIDLCGWLLQATCSFFKQPANFAPDFSLSLPELAALDMCLKRTIFKAMVEEEREVLKQRCGGSWKLVLKFLQAAESSTRRGKSQAIAGPGHSIAVTSSGAVYSFGDNSSGQLGLGTLENQARPQLIRSLQGIRIIQAAVGVGKTVLVSDTGRVYAFGEDNFEGEADLQNHELKLVAEPRLVESLKDIFVVQAVMGRLFTAVLSGEGRVYTLCWGAYEKLGHHTDSSDREPRPLLGPLENLPVVQIAAGYCYLVALAFQPNGLSVYTVGCGLGGKLEHGSTAHEKYPRLVAHFNTLNLQPVCLAGGSWHAAVVGRDGRVCTWGWGNCGCLGHGNEDYQALPKVVEGLSHIKAVYVAAGDSTTFVVSDAGDIYSFGYGESSNLGHIIGARGQDYSPIILTKPKLVTSLNKVTERIVQIGPTNSSSWTADVHTFVLTESGKLYAFGSGNKGQLGIEFSGQPGMKAKPERVQIDLS; this is translated from the exons ATGGACACCACCATCACTACTACGGCTGAGGCAGCGCCTTCAACAGAGAACCTTGAGATCATAGACCAGCCGCTCTCGCTCCTCTTCCCCGCCCTCCAACGGCGACTGCAGCGCCATGGCTTAGGCGACTCCGTCCCCGGGGAGTTCCCCTTGGCGGCGAACCCCTCCATGGTCCTCCATATCCTCACTTCTTGTAACTTTGATCCGCAGGATCTTGCGAGGCTTGAGGCAAGTAGCCATGTTTTCCATTTCCCAGTGTTGGAATTAGCAATGCTTCTGCTGCTGATCGATCTCTGTGGTTGGTTGTTGCAGGCCACATGTTCCTTCTTCAAGCAGCCTGCCAATTTCGCACCTGACTTCTCTTTATCCCTGCCTGAGCTTGCTGCATTGGATATGTGCCTCAAAAGGACCATCTTTAAGGCAATGGTGGAAGAGGAAAGGGAAGTACTTAAGCAGCGATGTGGTGGTTCTTGGAAGCTGGTCTTAAAGTTTTTGCAGGCGGCTGAATCTTCTACACGCAGAGGGAAGTCTCAGGCAATTGCAGGCCCTGGCCACAGCATTGCCGTGACTTCCAGCGGTGCGGTCTATTCCTTTGGTGACAATAGCTCGGGGCAGCTCGGCCTCGGCACTTTAGAGAATCAAGCACGGCCGCAGCTAATCAG ATCGCTGCAAGGCATTCGAATAATTCAAGCAGCAGTGGGAGTGGGGAAGACGGTGCTGGTCAGCGATACCGGGCGAGTTTATGCATTTGGGGAGGACAATTTTGAAGGAGAAGCAGATTTGCAGAATCATGAGTTGAAGCTTGTTGCAGAGCCTCGGCTAGTGGAATCTTTGAAGGATATATTTGTTGTTCAAGCAGTAATGGGTCGCTTATTCACTGCAGTTCTCTCTGGGGAAGGCAGGGTGTATACTTTATGCTGGGGAGCTTATGAAAAGCTAGGCCACCATACTGATTCGAGCGACCGAGAGCCCCGTCCTCTCCTGGGTCCTCTCGAGAATTTACCTGTGGTTCAGATTGCAGCTGGCTATTGCTACCTTGTAGCACTTGCTTTTCAACCTAATGGCCT GTCTGTGTACACTGTAGGCTGTGGATTGGGAGGAAAGCTAGAACATGGTTCCACAGCTCATGAGAAGTACCCGAGGTTGGTCGCGCATTTTAACACTTTGAACCTGCAGCCTGTCTGCCTTGCAGGAGGAAGCTGGCATGCTGCTGTTGTGGGACGAGACGGGCGGGTATGTACTTGGGGCTGGGGGAACTGTGGCTGCCTGGGCCATGGCAATGAAGATTACCAGGCTCTTCCCAAGGTAGTGGAAGGCCTGAGCCACATTAAGGCAGTCTATGTTGCAGCAGGCGATTCTACCACTTTTGTGGTCTCTGATGCTGGGGATATCTACTCATTTGGGTATGGAGAATCCTCAAATCTGGGTCACATAATTGGAGCTCGTGGACAG GATTATAGTCCCATAATTCTAACAAAGCCAAAGTTGGTTACCTCGCTCAATAAAGTCACTGAAAGGATCGTGCAGATTGGCCCTACGAACTCATCAAGTTGGACTGCAGATGTGCACACATTTGTACTAACAGAATCAGGGAAGCTTTATGCCTTTGGGTCAGGAAACAAGGGTCAGCTGGGCATTGAATTCTCTGGGCAGCCGGGCATGAAAGCTAAACCAGAAAGGGTCCAGATCGATCTCAGTTAG
- the LOC103712438 gene encoding UDP-N-acetylglucosamine--peptide N-acetylglucosaminyltransferase 110 kDa subunit isoform X3, with amino-acid sequence MSREEKVSNLKAGLVHVARKMPKNAHVHFILGLMYQRLGQPQKAVLAFEKSSEILLRDEEEIRRPDLLSLVLIHHGQCILQAHTGDSSDKELEMGELDEILVKLKESVQSDPKQAAVWNTLGLILLRTNRLQSAISVLSSLLAIVPDYLDSLANLGIAYLQSGNLELSAKCFQDLILKDQNHPAALINYAAFLLCKYGSIIPGPGANAGEGAYPHQVEAASVAKVCLTAAVKAEPKAGALWVNLANAYYVAGDHRNAKKCLEQAAKLEPNQMSARYAIAVHRIKDAERSQDSTEQLSWAANEMASILKEGDPAVIDLPIAWAGLAMVHRAQHEIAAAFETEQRDLVEAEERALYTLKQAIEEDPDDAVQWHQLGLHNLCTMQFKMSVKFLKAAVARCRECSYAWSNLGIALQLSDDPSSAEVVYKRALSHATTQQAHAILSNLGNLYRQQKRFEHAKAIFAKSLELCPGYAPAHNNLGLVFVAEGRWEEAKASFEKALQSDPLLDAAKSNMMKAVAMSRIG; translated from the exons ATGTCGCGCGAGGAAAAAGTCAGCAATCTAAAAGCT GGTTTGGTTCATGTCGCACGAAAGATGCCCAAAAATGCTCATGTGCATTTCATCCTTGGCCTAATGTATCAACGATTGGGTCAACCACAGAAG GCAGTCTTAGCATTTGAAAAATCATCTGAGATATTACTACGGGATGAGGAAGAGATTCGGAGACCAGATTTGCTTTCCTTGGTGCTGATACACCATGGACAG TGTATTTTGCAAGCACATACTGGGGATAGCTCAGATAAAGAGCTTGAAATGGGTGAACTAGATGAGATTCTTGTGAAATTGAAAGAGTCGGTACAATCAGATCCAAAACAGGCTGCTGTTTGGAATACGCTTGGTTTGATACTTCTTAGAACTAATCGTCTGCAG AGTGCTATATCAGTTTTGTCATCCCTCTTGGCCATTGTTCCAGACTACCTGGATTCCCTTGCAAACCTTGGCATTGCATACCTTCAAAG TGGAAATTTGGAGCTTTCTGCAAAATGCTTTCAAGATCTTATTCTTAAGGATCAAAACCATCCTGCTGCTTTGATCAATTATGCAGCTTTCCTTTTGTGTAAATATGGATCGATCATCCCAG GTCCAGGGGCAAATGCAGGTGAAGGGGCTTATCCACATCAAGTTGAAGCTGCATCTGTTGCAAAAGTGTGCTTAACAGCAGCAGTAAAAGCTGAACCTAAAGCTGGGGCATTATGGGTGAATCTTGCTAATGCATATTATGTGGCTGGTGATCATAGGAATGCAAAGAAGTGCTTGGAGCAG GCAGCAAAATTGGAGCCTAATCAAATGTCTGCTCGATATGCTATAGCAGTTCATCGAATTAAAGATGCTGAAAGGTCACAAGATTCTACAGAGCAGCTTTCCTGGGCTGCAAATGAAATGGCATCGATTCTAAAAGAAGGGGACCCTGCAGTAATTGATCTTCCAATAGCATGGGCAGGGTTGGCGATGGTGCACAGAGCTCAACATGAAATTGCAGCAGCTTTTGAAACTGAGCAGAGGGATTTGGTGGAGGCAGAAGAGCGAGCTCTGTATACATTAAAGCAG GCAATTGAGGAGGATCCAGATGATGCAGTTCAATGGCATCAACTTGGTCTTCACAACCTTTGTACCATGCAGTTCAAGATGTCAGTTAAGTTTCTCAAGGCTGCAGTAGCCCGATGCAGGGAATGCAGTTATGCATGGTCCAATCTTG GTATTGCATTGCAATTATCTGATGATCCATCTTCGGCTGAGGTAGTATACAAGCGGGCACTCTCCCATGCTACAACCCAACAGGCCCATGCCATCCTTTCTAACCTTGGAAACCTGTACCGTCAGCAGAAGAGGTTTGAACATGCAAAGGCAATATTTGCAAAGTCTCTAGAACTGTGCCCAGGATATGCACCAGCACACAACAACCTTGGGCTTGTTTTTGTGGCAGAGGGCAGGTGGGAGGAAGCTAAAGCTTCTTTCGAGAAGGCTTTACAGTCAG
- the LOC103712445 gene encoding succinate dehydrogenase [ubiquinone] iron-sulfur subunit 1, mitochondrial-like, with protein MAAARVLLRRGSAAFRGLLPTQPLAPTPAAATAARLVPAQAHSSQSEPQSTKPKRMKTFSIYRWNPDDLSKPELQNYEIDLADCGPMVLDALIKIKNEVDPSLTFRRSCREGICGSCAMNMDGDNGLACLTKISSAGSPTTITPLPHMFVVKDLVVDMTNFYNQYKSVEPWLKRKDPPPVPGKEIPQSKKDRAKLDGMYECILCACCSTSCPSYWWNPESYLGPAALLHAHRWIQDSRDQYTKERLEAVNDEFKLYRCHLIKNCVHACPKGLNPAKQIESIKKLQLHK; from the exons ATGGCCGCCGCGAGGGTTCTTCTCCGCCGTGGCTCCGCCGCCTTCCGCGGCTTGCTACCGACCCAACCGCTGGCCCCTACCCCCGCTGCGGCCACGGCGGCGCGCCTGGTCCCGGCGCAGGCCCACTCCTCCCAATCGGAGCCCCAGTCCACCAAGCCCAAGCGGATGAAGACCTTCTCCATCTATCGCTGGAACCCCGACGATCTCTCCAAACCCGAGCTCCAGAACTACGAGATCGACCTCGCCGATTGCGGCCCCATGGTGCTCGATGCCCTCATCAAGATCAAGAACGAGGTCGACCCCTCCCTTACCTTCCGCCGCTCCTGCCGCGAGGGCATCTGCGGCTCCTGCGCCATGAACATGGATGGCGACAACGGCCTCGCCTGCCTCACCAAGATCTCGTCGGCCGGATCGCCCACGACGATCACGCCGCTGCCGCACATGTTCGTGGTCAAGGACCTGGTGGTGGATATGACCAATTTCTATAACCAGTACAAGAGCGTGGAGCCGTGGCTCAAGCGCAAGGACCCGCCGCCGGTCCCCGGGAAGGAGATCCCGCAGAGCAAGAAGGATCGTGCCAAGCTGGATGGGATGTATGAGTGCATTCTCTGCGCCTGCTGTAGCACCTCCTGCCCCAGCTACTGGTGGAACCCGGAGTCGTATCTCGGCCCCGCTGCGCTCCTCCATGCGCACAG GTGGATACAAGATAGCCGGGACCAATACACAAAGGAGCGTCTTGAGGCTGTCAATGATGAGTTCAAACTCTACCGCTGCCACCTTATAAAGAACTGTGTTCATGCCTGCCCTAAGGGACTGAACCCTGCAAAGCAAATTGAATCTATCAAAAAGCTCCAGCTTCATAAGTAA
- the LOC103712438 gene encoding UDP-N-acetylglucosamine--peptide N-acetylglucosaminyltransferase 110 kDa subunit isoform X1, which translates to MLAPSVVLLKPPNPCREMSETQPPPNGDQAGGHNFEAAASAAAAAAEAVKIALPPPKAAIIADLNVDPPESDGEDCALVSVPDSSARSSNDESNLAKNSVIIKDNDIVEAEDLDQQCHGASMSREEKVSNLKAGLVHVARKMPKNAHVHFILGLMYQRLGQPQKAVLAFEKSSEILLRDEEEIRRPDLLSLVLIHHGQCILQAHTGDSSDKELEMGELDEILVKLKESVQSDPKQAAVWNTLGLILLRTNRLQSAISVLSSLLAIVPDYLDSLANLGIAYLQSGNLELSAKCFQDLILKDQNHPAALINYAAFLLCKYGSIIPGPGANAGEGAYPHQVEAASVAKVCLTAAVKAEPKAGALWVNLANAYYVAGDHRNAKKCLEQAAKLEPNQMSARYAIAVHRIKDAERSQDSTEQLSWAANEMASILKEGDPAVIDLPIAWAGLAMVHRAQHEIAAAFETEQRDLVEAEERALYTLKQAIEEDPDDAVQWHQLGLHNLCTMQFKMSVKFLKAAVARCRECSYAWSNLGIALQLSDDPSSAEVVYKRALSHATTQQAHAILSNLGNLYRQQKRFEHAKAIFAKSLELCPGYAPAHNNLGLVFVAEGRWEEAKASFEKALQSDPLLDAAKSNMMKAVAMSRIG; encoded by the exons ATGCTCGCTCCGTCCGTCGTCCTTCTCAAACCCCCAAACCCCTGCCGGGAGATGTCTGAAACCCAGCCACCGCCCAACGGCGATCAGGCCGGCGGCCACAACTTCGAGGCGGCGGCCtcggcggcggccgcggcggCGGAGGCCGTCAAGATTGCGCTGCCGCCTCCCAAGGCGGCCATCATCGCCGATCTCAACGTCGATCCCCCCGAGAGCGACGGCGAGGATTGCGCACTCGTCTCCGTCCCCGATTCCTCCGCCAG GAGCAGTAACGATGAAAGCAACCTAGCAAAAAATTCTGTGATTATCAAAGACAATGATATTGTTGAAGCTGAAG ATCTGGATCAACAGTGTCATGGGGCTTCCATGTCGCGCGAGGAAAAAGTCAGCAATCTAAAAGCT GGTTTGGTTCATGTCGCACGAAAGATGCCCAAAAATGCTCATGTGCATTTCATCCTTGGCCTAATGTATCAACGATTGGGTCAACCACAGAAG GCAGTCTTAGCATTTGAAAAATCATCTGAGATATTACTACGGGATGAGGAAGAGATTCGGAGACCAGATTTGCTTTCCTTGGTGCTGATACACCATGGACAG TGTATTTTGCAAGCACATACTGGGGATAGCTCAGATAAAGAGCTTGAAATGGGTGAACTAGATGAGATTCTTGTGAAATTGAAAGAGTCGGTACAATCAGATCCAAAACAGGCTGCTGTTTGGAATACGCTTGGTTTGATACTTCTTAGAACTAATCGTCTGCAG AGTGCTATATCAGTTTTGTCATCCCTCTTGGCCATTGTTCCAGACTACCTGGATTCCCTTGCAAACCTTGGCATTGCATACCTTCAAAG TGGAAATTTGGAGCTTTCTGCAAAATGCTTTCAAGATCTTATTCTTAAGGATCAAAACCATCCTGCTGCTTTGATCAATTATGCAGCTTTCCTTTTGTGTAAATATGGATCGATCATCCCAG GTCCAGGGGCAAATGCAGGTGAAGGGGCTTATCCACATCAAGTTGAAGCTGCATCTGTTGCAAAAGTGTGCTTAACAGCAGCAGTAAAAGCTGAACCTAAAGCTGGGGCATTATGGGTGAATCTTGCTAATGCATATTATGTGGCTGGTGATCATAGGAATGCAAAGAAGTGCTTGGAGCAG GCAGCAAAATTGGAGCCTAATCAAATGTCTGCTCGATATGCTATAGCAGTTCATCGAATTAAAGATGCTGAAAGGTCACAAGATTCTACAGAGCAGCTTTCCTGGGCTGCAAATGAAATGGCATCGATTCTAAAAGAAGGGGACCCTGCAGTAATTGATCTTCCAATAGCATGGGCAGGGTTGGCGATGGTGCACAGAGCTCAACATGAAATTGCAGCAGCTTTTGAAACTGAGCAGAGGGATTTGGTGGAGGCAGAAGAGCGAGCTCTGTATACATTAAAGCAG GCAATTGAGGAGGATCCAGATGATGCAGTTCAATGGCATCAACTTGGTCTTCACAACCTTTGTACCATGCAGTTCAAGATGTCAGTTAAGTTTCTCAAGGCTGCAGTAGCCCGATGCAGGGAATGCAGTTATGCATGGTCCAATCTTG GTATTGCATTGCAATTATCTGATGATCCATCTTCGGCTGAGGTAGTATACAAGCGGGCACTCTCCCATGCTACAACCCAACAGGCCCATGCCATCCTTTCTAACCTTGGAAACCTGTACCGTCAGCAGAAGAGGTTTGAACATGCAAAGGCAATATTTGCAAAGTCTCTAGAACTGTGCCCAGGATATGCACCAGCACACAACAACCTTGGGCTTGTTTTTGTGGCAGAGGGCAGGTGGGAGGAAGCTAAAGCTTCTTTCGAGAAGGCTTTACAGTCAG